The sequence CCAAAAACGCTACCTCAGTCAGGTGATTGATATAAGGTTCTGATCCGGCGCCCTTGCGACGTTGATCCCGATGTTTCCTTGCTGCAAAGTCAAGTGCCTTAATGACGTTTATTATCATTCTCATCGGTTAGCATATTTATTTTTTGACAGCCTTTTGGGCTTGCACATCACGGAATTGGGCAGCTTTCTTCAAGTCGCTTGCAGATTCATCAGCTTTACCGATCTGCTTATAGCTGAGCGACCGCTGATAATAGGCACCGGCGTTATCCGCTTCAAATTCAATAACTTTAGAGAAATCTCGGATGGCCCCTTCGTGATCTTTTAACTGATTACAGACAAGCCCGCGTAGATATAGAGCCGTTACAGGAGAAAATAGAGGTGTTACAGGATCTTTGTTCAAATCCAGCGCTTTGTTCATATCGCGGAGTGCGTCGTCATATTTTTTCCGCAAAAAATATGCGTATCCCCGGCTATGATATACATTCGGGTTTGCCGGAGTTATCTCGATTGTCTTCTGGTAATCTTTAAATGCCTCTTCATAGCTCCCGATATTTCGGTAAGCATCGCCTCGATGAAGATATGCATAGGCATTATTGGGGTTCAATTCTATTGCTTTATTACCATCTTCAATAGCATTAACGCTTTTCTTCATATAAAGATATATCAACGATCGCACTTCGTATGCCCTTGAATAATCAGGCTTAAGCTCAATAGCCCGGTTGATGTCGGCCAATGCTTTATCGTATTGTCTCATTCCCCATAACGTAGTCGAACGGTTCGCAAGTGCAGCAGGAAAGTTGGGCTTTAAATCGAGAGCACGATTATTATCCTTCAATGCAGATGGATAATCGCCAATCCTGTGATAAGCCCACCCGCGCGCGCTGTATGCAGTAGCATGCCTGGGATCTGCATCAATGGCCTTATTATAGAAACTGATGGCATCTCTATATTTTCCGGATTCCGCTAAAGCATAACCTTCCCTGAACCAGTCAACGGCATCGAGTTGCTGCACGGCCGCCATGTAGTCCTTCTTTTCTTGTATCTGCTGCCCCCCTTTCGATAACTTCAATTCCTCCCGGAGCCTCTCAAGTCCTATAAGCAGCTCTTCCGTCCGTTTTTTAACCTCCTCCAGTTCGCTAAGTCCTTGTTTATCCTTCCGAAGCTCATCAACGGCCTTGGCCACCTGGCTGGGGTCAGTGGTGATTTTGGCTATGATGTAGAAAGTCTTACCATCCCAGTTTTCTTTCAGGACCTCCGTTTTCACAATACCCGCCGTTATGGCGTTTACTTGATCCCGAGATATCTGATAATTTTTTACCTCTGTTTGGCTTACCAAGTAAGACCCTAATTCCTCTAATAGTAGCCTTTTCACCTGTTCAAGAGCGATGGTCCGACAGGAAATCTTACTGTCTGATTCAGAGGCTTGATAGGTATAGTCACGCTGGTACGTCACGTCAGATGCCATTACACTATTTACGCGACCCCAAATTAGAGGAAATGATAAAATATAAATAACCACGGCCCATTTTACGTTAGATGCTATTTTACGAGATGTCATATTGACCTCCATTTTGCTACCTAAAAAAGGAGAAGCCCATGAAATATTTTCATTGATAACAACTTGAAATCATGCATTTTATCCAAGGTTGACGTTTGTTGATTTCAGGAGGGGAACATACCATCTTCCGCCAAAAAAATCACGCTTAAAAATCTGGTCCATAATTCACCACCTAATTTTGTAAGGCTGTAATATCCGCTTTTTGGCGGCGATTCGCAGCCTTGTCGCTCATCACTCGTTTAATAATCCGGTATAATCCGGGGACATCCATAATACTAATTATCAGCGATTCAATATGATTAAATAGTATCATGGATGTCCCAGGAATATTGAGTAGTGTGGTTTCTCACGATACCGCAGGTTGGCATTTATTTCCTCCGTTTCGCTAATCCAACCCAACGGTCATACTTCGTATTTCTTGCGGCGGGAAGCAAGAAAACCAGTAAGGTGTCCCCATATTTTCCCCCATATTTTCCCAAAATCCGCTGCCAGATGTTGCAACCGGACATGCCCGAAACCGGTAATGTCAACCGCAAGCATTGTTGTTTCCTCCAACACAAAAAACTGCCAACTTACCAGCGCAGGTCGCCACGGAAGATGGCCCTGCTGCCCAATTCTTCCTCGATCCTCAGCAGTTGGTTATATTTTGCCAATCTTTCCGACCTCGCCGGAGCGCCGGTTTTCAGTTGACCGGCGTTGGTGGCTACGGCCACATCGGCCAAAAAGGAGTCTTCCGTCTCGCCGGACCGGTGGGAGAATAGGCAGGTATAGCCCGCCGCCTTGGCCGTCGCCACCGTCTCCAGCGTTTCCGTGAGCGTCCCGATCTGGTTTAGCTTGATCAACACGGAATTGGCGATGCCCTGCTTGATACCTTCGGCCAGAATCCTGGGGTTGGTGACGAATATATCGTCGCCCGTGAGCTGGATTTTTTTACCCAGCTTTTTCGTCAGAATGCGCCACCCCGACCAATCGTCTTCCGCGAGGGCGTCTTCGATGCAGATAATCGGATACTTGGCAACAAGCGCTCTATAATAGTCAACCATCTCTTCGGAGGACAGTTGGCTGTTATCCGCCTTCAGGACGTATTTGCCGTCCCGGTAAAATTCGCTCGCCGCCGGATCGAGGACAATGGCTATCTGCTCGCCGGGCTTATAGCCGCTCTTTTCAATGGCTGAGATGATGATCCGGATGGCCTCTTCATTAGAGGAAAGGTTAGGCGCAAAACCGCCCTCGTCTCCCACAGCCGTGTTCAGGCCTTTTGATTTCAAGACCG is a genomic window of Deltaproteobacteria bacterium containing:
- a CDS encoding tetratricopeptide repeat protein; translated protein: MTSRKIASNVKWAVVIYILSFPLIWGRVNSVMASDVTYQRDYTYQASESDSKISCRTIALEQVKRLLLEELGSYLVSQTEVKNYQISRDQVNAITAGIVKTEVLKENWDGKTFYIIAKITTDPSQVAKAVDELRKDKQGLSELEEVKKRTEELLIGLERLREELKLSKGGQQIQEKKDYMAAVQQLDAVDWFREGYALAESGKYRDAISFYNKAIDADPRHATAYSARGWAYHRIGDYPSALKDNNRALDLKPNFPAALANRSTTLWGMRQYDKALADINRAIELKPDYSRAYEVRSLIYLYMKKSVNAIEDGNKAIELNPNNAYAYLHRGDAYRNIGSYEEAFKDYQKTIEITPANPNVYHSRGYAYFLRKKYDDALRDMNKALDLNKDPVTPLFSPVTALYLRGLVCNQLKDHEGAIRDFSKVIEFEADNAGAYYQRSLSYKQIGKADESASDLKKAAQFRDVQAQKAVKK
- the eno gene encoding phosphopyruvate hydratase, encoding MSKITKIKAREILDSRGNPTVEVDVILDNGICGRAAVPSGASTGSKEAVELRDGDKKRYHGKGVLKAVANVNKIIAPKLKGMAPEKQKEIDRHMIDLDGTENKAKLGANAILGVSIAVAKAAALDKGKPIYKYIGGKDARRLPIPFFNIMNGGKHADNNVDIQEFMIAPIGAPSFREALRMAAETYQTLKTVLKSKGLNTAVGDEGGFAPNLSSNEEAIRIIISAIEKSGYKPGEQIAIVLDPAASEFYRDGKYVLKADNSQLSSEEMVDYYRALVAKYPIICIEDALAEDDWSGWRILTKKLGKKIQLTGDDIFVTNPRILAEGIKQGIANSVLIKLNQIGTLTETLETVATAKAAGYTCLFSHRSGETEDSFLADVAVATNAGQLKTGAPARSERLAKYNQLLRIEEELGSRAIFRGDLRW